One genomic window of Pontibacillus halophilus JSM 076056 = DSM 19796 includes the following:
- the aceA gene encoding isocitrate lyase, whose protein sequence is MNQNRIEQISESFEGPRWNGVTRPYTAADVDKLKGSIDIEHTLAKRGAEKLWKLINEEDYIHALGALTGNQAMQQVKAGLKAIYLSGWQVAADANLSGQMYPDQSLYPANSVPHVVKRINQTLQRADQIDHMEGNDGTDWFAPIVADAEAGFGGQLNVFELMKQMIEAGAAGVHFEDQLSSEKKCGHLGGKVLLPTQHAVKNLISARLAADTMGVPTVIIARTDANAANLITSDVDPYDTPFMTGERTSEGFFKTKAGLDQAIARGLAYAPYADLIWCETSEPNMDEARRFAEAIHEQYPGKLLAYNCSPSFNWKRKLDDETIANFQAELGKMGYKFQFVTLAGFHALNHSMFELARAYKREGMAAYSRLQQSEFDSEEAGYTATRHQREVGTGYFDEVSQVVTGGTSSTTALKGSTETEQFTEEQLQN, encoded by the coding sequence ATGAACCAAAATCGTATAGAGCAAATATCAGAAAGTTTTGAAGGACCTAGATGGAACGGGGTTACTCGTCCGTATACTGCAGCTGACGTAGATAAATTAAAAGGAAGCATCGATATTGAACACACCCTAGCAAAACGAGGGGCTGAAAAGCTATGGAAACTTATTAACGAAGAAGACTATATCCATGCGCTTGGTGCATTAACCGGGAATCAAGCGATGCAGCAAGTTAAGGCAGGATTGAAAGCAATCTATTTGAGTGGGTGGCAAGTGGCTGCCGATGCAAACTTATCAGGGCAAATGTATCCAGACCAAAGTTTGTATCCTGCTAACAGTGTTCCTCACGTTGTGAAAAGGATTAATCAAACGCTACAAAGAGCTGATCAGATCGATCACATGGAAGGGAACGATGGTACCGATTGGTTCGCACCTATTGTGGCCGATGCAGAAGCAGGCTTTGGCGGACAGCTTAATGTATTTGAACTAATGAAGCAAATGATTGAAGCCGGAGCGGCTGGTGTTCACTTTGAAGACCAACTTTCTTCTGAGAAGAAATGTGGGCACCTTGGTGGAAAGGTCCTTCTTCCGACTCAACATGCTGTGAAGAATTTAATCTCTGCTCGGTTAGCGGCAGATACGATGGGCGTTCCTACTGTCATAATTGCTAGGACGGATGCGAATGCAGCTAATTTGATCACGAGTGATGTAGACCCATACGACACTCCATTTATGACGGGGGAACGTACATCAGAAGGGTTCTTTAAAACGAAAGCAGGCTTAGACCAAGCTATTGCTAGAGGGCTTGCCTACGCCCCGTACGCTGATTTAATTTGGTGTGAAACATCTGAACCAAATATGGATGAAGCAAGGCGTTTTGCTGAGGCAATTCATGAGCAGTATCCTGGTAAGCTTCTTGCTTACAACTGCTCTCCATCCTTTAACTGGAAACGTAAGCTTGATGATGAGACTATTGCCAATTTCCAAGCTGAGCTCGGTAAAATGGGGTATAAATTCCAATTTGTAACGTTGGCTGGTTTCCATGCTTTGAATCATAGTATGTTCGAATTGGCTCGTGCTTACAAACGGGAAGGAATGGCAGCTTACTCTAGACTCCAACAATCAGAATTTGACAGTGAAGAAGCTGGGTATACGGCAACACGTCATCAACGAGAAGTTGGGACGGGATACTTTGATGAAGTGTCTCAAGTTGTGACAGGAGGTACGTCTTCTACGACCGCTTTAAAGGGCTCCACTGAAACCGAACAATTTACAGAAGAACAACTACAAAACTAA
- a CDS encoding GH32 C-terminal domain-containing protein: protein MKKLMVGAGVLSVFALLSISTWFLDRTAHHHSDKHTNSERKVIQNQPLYAFHFEKSQALQQEEHSYVWHDALIKKGETPQVRKGVQGDSILFDGYSTYLEIPYEETKQPTDSFTVSAWVAPRAYEWGDEGYTSAIINQHNEKEKEGYVLGVGRHGYPTFQVGISGQWIELWAPKHQTVNKGEWTHLTAVFNKEQQQIELYRNGELVQERTVPEGGTYTPSSDDPLRIGKHNQAVAVSDVFQAHHFNGLLDEVKVENRALAEEEVKQMVEEKEGDLASPNLSFNRHVYSGDPYRPNYHFTAPRAWMNEPHAPIYANGKYHLFYQFNPFGPFWHQIHWGHAVSDNMLNWEDASIALSPSEDTAARDGVWSGSATKDEHGVPVLYYTAGHDEMTPNQMTGLARPTNPDDPILNNWTMKPEPVTVQEEGLTTEEGKVRYGEFRDPFVWKEGEKWYQLVGSGVEGAGGTALVYSSNDMESWSYEGPLMIGDEEKYPKTGDVWEMPALLPVQNERTGEEKMMFVISPYFSSASPYASRYTFYWIGEWDQETASFQPDHEAPKSLDYGEHMTGVQGFVDEKGRTLLTSILQDRRGEKAKYESGWAHGAGMPMEVYLTEDNELGRRPVQEVEDAQREQLLNIENVPMKEANRKLDAVHGDTLQIQLTLDVSGTKHAGLKVFKAPDVKEETFILYNNETSELLVDRGRSSLNPSIEKGVQGGHLDLEQNELTLNVLMDRSILEIYANEEASISTRVFPTLQQSDGVQIYGIDGAPFVKSLKVWNMGTTIDGEED, encoded by the coding sequence ATGAAGAAATTGATGGTAGGAGCGGGAGTGTTAAGTGTTTTTGCACTATTAAGCATTAGCACATGGTTTCTAGACCGAACAGCACATCATCACTCTGATAAGCATACAAATTCTGAAAGGAAAGTCATACAAAATCAACCTTTATACGCATTTCATTTCGAAAAGAGTCAAGCATTACAGCAAGAAGAACATTCCTATGTCTGGCATGATGCGTTAATAAAGAAAGGGGAAACACCGCAAGTAAGAAAGGGGGTACAAGGAGATTCAATCTTGTTCGATGGGTATTCAACTTATTTGGAAATCCCTTATGAAGAGACTAAGCAGCCTACTGACTCCTTTACAGTAAGTGCGTGGGTTGCACCTAGAGCCTATGAATGGGGAGACGAAGGGTATACATCGGCCATTATTAACCAACACAATGAGAAAGAGAAAGAAGGGTATGTGTTAGGCGTAGGGCGGCACGGTTATCCTACGTTTCAAGTAGGGATAAGCGGACAATGGATTGAACTTTGGGCTCCTAAACATCAAACTGTGAACAAGGGTGAATGGACACACCTTACTGCTGTATTTAACAAGGAACAGCAACAAATTGAACTCTACCGAAATGGGGAACTGGTTCAAGAACGAACCGTTCCAGAGGGAGGAACGTACACTCCATCTTCTGATGACCCTCTTCGCATTGGGAAACACAATCAAGCGGTAGCGGTTTCGGATGTATTTCAAGCTCACCATTTTAACGGCCTTCTCGATGAAGTGAAAGTGGAGAATCGAGCCCTTGCGGAAGAGGAAGTAAAACAAATGGTGGAAGAAAAAGAGGGGGATCTTGCTTCACCAAACCTTAGCTTTAATCGCCATGTCTACAGTGGCGATCCATACAGACCGAATTATCACTTCACAGCCCCACGAGCTTGGATGAATGAACCACATGCTCCCATCTATGCGAATGGAAAGTATCATTTGTTCTATCAATTCAATCCATTTGGGCCATTCTGGCATCAAATTCACTGGGGTCATGCGGTTAGTGACAATATGCTAAATTGGGAAGATGCGAGCATTGCTCTAAGTCCAAGTGAAGATACCGCAGCAAGAGACGGAGTATGGTCTGGTAGTGCTACGAAAGATGAACATGGAGTACCTGTCCTGTACTATACGGCAGGCCATGACGAAATGACACCAAATCAAATGACGGGACTTGCCCGTCCAACCAATCCAGATGACCCAATACTCAACAACTGGACAATGAAGCCAGAACCTGTCACGGTTCAAGAAGAAGGGTTGACGACGGAAGAAGGAAAGGTACGGTATGGGGAGTTCCGTGATCCATTCGTATGGAAAGAAGGAGAGAAATGGTATCAACTCGTTGGTTCTGGAGTGGAAGGGGCAGGAGGTACAGCGCTTGTCTACTCTTCAAATGATATGGAAAGTTGGTCTTACGAGGGACCACTCATGATTGGCGATGAGGAGAAGTACCCGAAAACGGGAGATGTATGGGAAATGCCAGCTCTACTCCCAGTACAAAACGAACGTACTGGTGAGGAGAAGATGATGTTCGTCATCAGTCCCTATTTTAGTTCAGCCAGTCCCTATGCATCACGGTACACCTTTTACTGGATTGGTGAATGGGATCAAGAAACGGCTTCATTCCAGCCTGACCATGAGGCGCCTAAATCTCTAGATTACGGAGAGCATATGACGGGTGTTCAAGGGTTTGTGGACGAGAAAGGCCGAACGTTATTAACAAGCATTCTACAAGACAGACGAGGAGAAAAGGCTAAATATGAATCGGGTTGGGCGCACGGTGCTGGTATGCCGATGGAAGTGTATTTAACTGAAGACAATGAATTAGGCCGTCGTCCGGTTCAAGAGGTTGAAGACGCACAACGCGAGCAACTTCTAAACATCGAGAACGTTCCAATGAAAGAAGCCAACAGAAAACTCGATGCCGTACATGGTGACACCTTACAAATTCAACTGACGTTAGATGTATCCGGTACAAAGCATGCTGGGTTGAAAGTGTTTAAGGCTCCGGATGTGAAAGAAGAAACATTTATTCTATATAACAATGAGACAAGTGAGCTTCTGGTAGACCGGGGGCGTTCGAGCTTAAACCCATCAATCGAGAAAGGCGTTCAAGGAGGGCACTTAGACCTTGAACAGAATGAACTGACGTTAAATGTACTGATGGATCGATCCATTCTAGAGATTTATGCGAATGAAGAGGCATCTATTTCGACTCGAGTCTTTCCTACCCTTCAACAATCCGATGGTGTCCAAATCTATGGAATAGATGGTGCACCCTTTGTGAAGTCCTTGAAAGTGTGGAACATGGGGACGACCATTGATGGGGAAGAAGACTAA
- a CDS encoding STAS domain-containing protein, whose product MQLVYNQFPLPIFVIDKRYHILYATEEAEREYTIHSSLLDFIDEGSLEKVKQWVSPDKGKQQFEIHVLNRHHNLVLVDAYVYWQNDLHAEIMFIQKDEQVSRVTEVLQRLQQRLNDTNFELLQKKEELEESLLHNYKLSAPFIGLSEGNALVSLYGELTEEKLQIVEESILKAAHESNADRLLIDFTAVGKIEDNGVQALHHLLLSLEYMGKELIVIGIRPQQARLLHKLKATMSVRYMNSLQQAITVFIK is encoded by the coding sequence ATGCAACTAGTTTATAATCAATTTCCGTTACCGATTTTCGTAATCGACAAGCGTTACCACATTTTATATGCGACAGAGGAAGCTGAAAGAGAATATACCATCCATAGTTCCTTACTCGACTTTATTGATGAAGGTAGCCTTGAAAAAGTGAAACAATGGGTTTCACCTGATAAAGGAAAACAGCAATTTGAAATCCATGTTCTAAATCGCCATCATAACTTAGTGCTAGTCGATGCATATGTGTATTGGCAAAATGATTTGCATGCAGAGATCATGTTCATCCAAAAAGATGAGCAGGTGAGTCGAGTAACCGAAGTATTGCAACGGTTGCAACAACGGTTAAACGATACAAATTTCGAACTGCTCCAAAAGAAAGAAGAGCTAGAGGAAAGCCTTCTTCATAATTACAAGTTGTCCGCGCCATTTATTGGACTATCAGAGGGGAATGCGCTGGTTTCATTATATGGTGAGCTGACGGAAGAAAAGTTGCAGATTGTAGAGGAGAGTATCTTAAAAGCGGCGCATGAATCGAATGCAGATCGACTACTAATCGATTTTACAGCGGTTGGGAAGATAGAAGACAATGGTGTACAGGCCTTGCATCACCTTCTCTTATCCTTAGAATACATGGGCAAAGAGCTCATTGTTATAGGAATTCGCCCACAACAGGCACGCCTGCTTCATAAATTGAAAGCCACTATGTCCGTGCGATACATGAACTCTCTGCAACAAGCCATAACAGTATTTATCAAATAA
- a CDS encoding cobalamin B12-binding domain-containing protein yields MNYDERLAELLLLGDESGVLDYLKDEYGPLDRHSLYNKLLTPAMYEVGKRWESNQISVADEHLATAICDFVLSYYDNHLETNPLAIERKKALLFGIEGEQHYLGLKMVASVFRDQGWSVRNLGADLPLEHALHQIKTYKPAVIGLSAALSYRLPKLKEAVAVLRTLEWQPQVVVGGRMAHEHDLKRLLHGQAYIVKDLDELAEWLKGIQVSSDATSL; encoded by the coding sequence ATGAACTATGATGAACGACTCGCTGAATTATTATTGTTGGGGGATGAAAGTGGAGTACTTGACTACTTGAAAGATGAGTATGGCCCACTTGATCGACACTCTCTCTATAATAAATTGTTAACTCCTGCCATGTACGAGGTAGGAAAGCGATGGGAATCGAATCAAATATCTGTAGCAGATGAGCATTTGGCGACAGCTATTTGTGACTTTGTTTTAAGTTACTATGACAATCATCTAGAAACAAACCCATTAGCTATAGAACGTAAGAAAGCGTTGTTGTTTGGGATTGAAGGAGAACAGCATTATCTTGGATTGAAGATGGTAGCATCCGTGTTTCGAGACCAAGGATGGTCGGTTCGAAATCTTGGGGCTGATTTGCCTTTAGAACATGCTCTTCATCAGATTAAGACTTATAAGCCAGCGGTAATTGGGCTCTCTGCTGCTCTTTCTTATCGATTACCGAAACTAAAGGAAGCTGTAGCTGTCTTGCGAACGTTAGAGTGGCAACCGCAAGTTGTAGTTGGGGGCCGTATGGCTCACGAGCACGATCTAAAGCGTCTCCTACATGGACAAGCTTATATAGTGAAAGACCTTGATGAATTAGCAGAATGGTTGAAAGGAATTCAGGTATCCTCCGATGCAACTAGTTTATAA
- a CDS encoding glycine betaine ABC transporter substrate-binding protein, whose amino-acid sequence MKSKFWGLGVLMGLLLLLTACGGNEEDASSSDEGESTEDKGSIEIGLNPWAENIAVSNMWEQILEEKGYDITLNNVDKGALYEAMASQSVDVALEVWLPNTDKPFYDRYKDEINWHEEWYQGTTLGLAVPSYMDIESIEELNEYEDKMDGEIVGIDPGASLMSLTDDVVKEYDLNYDVLSSSDVSMTTELKTAYKNEEPIVVTLWKPHHVFADLDMKFLEDPKNVYGDEENISFMSRKGFPEDHPEVLEWLQNWEMTNDQLGELMATIVENDNDAAKGAEIWLEDNQELVDEWVTSEE is encoded by the coding sequence TTGAAATCGAAATTTTGGGGATTAGGAGTTTTGATGGGGCTTCTCTTGTTACTTACTGCTTGCGGGGGTAATGAGGAAGATGCTTCATCTTCTGATGAAGGGGAAAGCACGGAAGACAAAGGTTCTATAGAGATTGGACTAAACCCATGGGCTGAGAATATTGCCGTTTCAAACATGTGGGAACAAATTCTAGAAGAAAAAGGGTATGATATAACCTTAAACAATGTAGATAAAGGCGCCCTTTACGAAGCGATGGCGAGTCAATCTGTTGATGTAGCCCTTGAGGTATGGCTTCCGAATACAGATAAGCCATTCTACGATCGTTACAAGGATGAAATTAACTGGCATGAAGAATGGTACCAAGGTACGACGCTAGGCTTGGCTGTACCTTCCTACATGGATATTGAAAGCATTGAAGAGTTGAATGAATACGAAGATAAGATGGATGGCGAAATCGTAGGGATTGACCCTGGTGCGAGCCTAATGTCATTAACGGATGATGTGGTGAAAGAGTACGACTTAAACTATGATGTTCTATCTTCTTCTGATGTGTCCATGACAACAGAATTGAAGACTGCGTATAAAAACGAAGAACCAATTGTTGTGACGTTGTGGAAACCACACCATGTATTTGCTGATCTTGATATGAAGTTCCTTGAAGATCCAAAGAACGTTTATGGAGATGAAGAGAATATTAGCTTTATGTCTCGTAAGGGGTTCCCAGAAGACCATCCTGAAGTACTTGAGTGGCTTCAAAATTGGGAAATGACAAATGACCAGCTAGGGGAGCTGATGGCAACAATCGTTGAGAATGACAACGATGCTGCCAAAGGTGCTGAGATTTGGCTTGAAGACAACCAAGAACTTGTAGATGAATGGGTAACATCTGAAGAATAA
- a CDS encoding YqaE/Pmp3 family membrane protein: MLYLLAILLPPVAVLFVGKPFQAFLNLLLTMAFWIPGAIHAAFLVKEQKDDKRHNRYMKEKHA; the protein is encoded by the coding sequence ATGCTATATTTACTTGCGATTCTCTTACCACCTGTAGCAGTCTTATTTGTGGGTAAACCATTTCAAGCTTTCTTGAATCTTCTATTAACGATGGCATTCTGGATACCAGGAGCCATTCATGCTGCATTCTTGGTGAAAGAACAGAAAGATGATAAGCGTCATAACCGTTATATGAAAGAGAAACACGCATAA
- a CDS encoding TetR/AcrR family transcriptional regulator, giving the protein MAIDRRNHIVEAARQSFAFFGYKATTVDQVAKQANVGKGTIYNFFKNKEELFQEIVSQLLIEMKEKAEAAMEDGRTYKENLHLALYELLEYRMKHQFTIKMLQEAREMGTPAVKEALTELEQATIQYITSKINEAVEHGEMVVSKPEVTAFVVVKLYISLIFDWEERHEPLNKEEIMKIFDEHVFKGLSPE; this is encoded by the coding sequence ATGGCCATAGACCGCAGGAATCATATTGTGGAAGCTGCCCGTCAATCATTTGCTTTCTTTGGCTACAAGGCGACAACCGTTGATCAAGTAGCGAAACAGGCGAATGTAGGGAAAGGTACAATCTATAATTTCTTCAAAAACAAAGAAGAGTTGTTCCAAGAAATTGTATCCCAGCTTCTGATTGAAATGAAAGAGAAAGCAGAGGCGGCGATGGAAGATGGTCGTACGTATAAGGAGAACCTTCACTTAGCCTTATATGAGCTATTAGAGTATCGAATGAAACATCAATTCACCATTAAAATGCTACAAGAAGCAAGAGAAATGGGCACTCCCGCTGTGAAAGAAGCGCTGACCGAGCTAGAGCAAGCGACGATTCAATACATTACGAGCAAGATTAATGAAGCGGTGGAACATGGTGAAATGGTGGTGTCAAAACCAGAAGTTACAGCATTTGTGGTTGTGAAGCTCTATATCTCGCTTATTTTCGACTGGGAAGAAAGGCATGAACCATTAAATAAAGAAGAGATTATGAAAATATTCGACGAACACGTTTTTAAGGGATTGTCTCCTGAATAG
- a CDS encoding sodium:calcium antiporter, whose product MVYLLFAIAATVTVILAVYLSIYADVIDKKTAISGAMIGLLLGASTSLPEITTSVTSIVIDNPDLAVGNLLGSNLFNVCILAVLDLIYRRQRILNHSNQEHLSSSILGIVMSLVVMLSLLFNGTFAIFAIGLDTLLLITLYIIGVKVMSYYSNEGEKEAGEPLEERYDVLSLRQVVLRFITVSLLTIVFGSILTISGDEIAVLTGLGSSFVGSLLIAASTSLPEAVASIMAIRLKNYPLMIGGIVGSNLFNLLILSGTDIFYRKDALLQAASGAHIYSILGSMSLIAILIYSLLRKRARNAFTYVIPSILIILCYLAASYMIYTSSTSL is encoded by the coding sequence ATGGTCTATCTATTATTTGCAATCGCGGCTACCGTCACCGTTATATTAGCCGTTTATTTGTCCATTTACGCAGATGTTATTGATAAGAAAACAGCAATATCAGGCGCTATGATTGGGTTATTGTTAGGCGCGTCTACCTCACTTCCAGAGATAACAACTAGCGTCACATCCATTGTTATCGACAATCCAGATTTGGCAGTCGGGAACCTGTTAGGCAGTAATTTATTTAATGTATGTATACTTGCCGTACTCGACCTCATCTACCGCCGACAACGTATTCTAAATCACTCAAATCAAGAGCACCTTTCTAGTTCTATATTAGGGATCGTGATGTCTCTTGTTGTTATGCTATCCCTTCTCTTTAATGGGACCTTCGCAATCTTTGCCATTGGCTTAGATACCTTGTTACTCATTACACTCTATATCATTGGAGTCAAAGTCATGTCGTACTACTCCAATGAAGGTGAAAAGGAAGCAGGAGAGCCTTTAGAAGAACGTTACGATGTGCTTTCATTACGTCAAGTTGTGCTTCGCTTCATCACCGTTTCCCTACTAACGATTGTATTCGGAAGTATTCTAACCATTAGCGGGGATGAGATTGCGGTGTTAACTGGGTTAGGGAGTAGCTTCGTCGGTTCCTTGCTTATCGCAGCGAGTACCTCTCTACCAGAAGCCGTCGCCTCCATTATGGCAATACGGTTAAAGAACTACCCACTTATGATAGGTGGAATAGTTGGAAGCAACTTATTTAACCTACTCATACTAAGTGGTACAGACATCTTTTATCGGAAAGATGCACTCCTCCAGGCAGCAAGCGGGGCTCATATCTATTCCATCTTGGGATCAATGTCTCTTATCGCGATCCTAATCTATTCACTCTTAAGGAAAAGAGCACGGAATGCCTTCACGTATGTCATTCCATCTATTCTTATTATCCTGTGTTACCTTGCTGCAAGCTATATGATCTATACGAGCTCCACCTCGTTATAA
- a CDS encoding GntR family transcriptional regulator has protein sequence MMNVRMIDVSMNSRMPYYLQVKNKMIENIKMKKWNPGDTIPSESQMMKLFSVSRSTVRQAISQLVQEGVLETRRGKGTTVKERPATPHVIPKVYHRELGDTFTIKTIRDVSGHHMEYARTMLDLESKDEVRLLERVRFTNNVPFAIQQMYVPIYIGELFDERTLHTFKLVDYLDEADVPYKLSNEHVSTSLATIYESEILGISPGAPLLELKRTTLGIDNTPLEYCVTKYLPAYFDYWVEIRQ, from the coding sequence ATGATGAACGTAAGGATGATTGATGTGAGTATGAATAGTCGTATGCCCTATTACTTGCAAGTGAAGAACAAGATGATTGAGAACATCAAGATGAAAAAGTGGAATCCAGGAGATACGATTCCGTCTGAATCTCAAATGATGAAGTTATTTAGTGTTAGTCGTTCAACTGTGAGGCAGGCAATTTCACAGCTTGTGCAAGAAGGCGTATTAGAGACGAGAAGAGGAAAAGGAACCACCGTAAAGGAGCGGCCAGCCACCCCTCACGTTATCCCGAAAGTATATCATCGTGAGTTGGGAGATACGTTCACAATTAAAACGATACGTGATGTATCCGGGCATCATATGGAATATGCTCGAACGATGTTGGACCTTGAAAGCAAGGATGAAGTTCGGCTGCTAGAGCGTGTTCGATTTACGAACAATGTTCCCTTTGCGATTCAACAAATGTATGTACCTATATATATAGGAGAATTATTTGATGAGCGCACGCTTCATACTTTCAAACTTGTAGATTACTTAGACGAAGCAGATGTACCCTATAAACTTTCAAATGAACATGTTTCCACATCTCTTGCCACAATTTATGAATCAGAAATCTTAGGGATTTCCCCAGGTGCTCCGTTGCTTGAGCTAAAACGAACGACATTAGGAATCGATAATACACCTTTAGAATATTGTGTGACGAAATATTTACCTGCCTACTTTGATTATTGGGTTGAAATTCGACAATGA
- a CDS encoding VLRF1 family aeRF1-type release factor, with protein MDLNKELQKLEQVQMPKPERVLTMYLNTDLADPEQQGGEYKIHLKNAMNNFENYLQESGDKDELKNFRALRDDVEKYMQRYEQDLSKSIILFASTDGSIWTALPVQLPVKSEFHWEESPVLDQFKELKKQSPKTGIILVQQQNVKIVEAQLGALEGTKEYELDLDVEDWREKVGPHQANPSMGSGGKSPQKDLFDDKFKAHQHRWYKSLAPTLDKMAKDHGWETIYLVGDKEEAEDIQSHMNKPIHEVVNKNLLQYEEHKVIEEVAL; from the coding sequence ATGGATTTAAATAAAGAACTACAAAAACTAGAACAAGTACAAATGCCAAAACCAGAACGTGTACTCACAATGTATTTAAATACGGACCTTGCTGATCCTGAACAACAAGGTGGAGAGTACAAGATTCATTTGAAAAATGCGATGAACAATTTCGAGAATTACTTACAAGAAAGTGGCGATAAGGACGAATTAAAGAATTTCCGTGCCTTACGCGATGATGTAGAGAAGTACATGCAACGTTATGAACAAGATTTATCTAAAAGTATAATCTTATTTGCGTCTACGGATGGATCAATTTGGACAGCGTTGCCTGTTCAACTTCCAGTTAAATCAGAGTTTCACTGGGAAGAATCACCTGTGTTAGACCAATTTAAAGAATTAAAGAAACAATCACCTAAGACAGGAATTATTCTTGTCCAACAACAAAACGTGAAAATTGTAGAAGCTCAGCTAGGTGCACTTGAAGGTACGAAGGAATATGAACTTGACCTTGATGTGGAGGACTGGCGCGAGAAAGTAGGACCTCACCAGGCAAACCCATCTATGGGTTCTGGTGGAAAGAGTCCACAGAAAGACTTATTTGATGATAAGTTTAAAGCTCATCAACATCGCTGGTATAAGAGCTTAGCTCCAACTCTTGATAAAATGGCTAAAGACCACGGTTGGGAGACTATTTATCTAGTAGGCGATAAAGAAGAAGCAGAAGATATTCAATCTCATATGAACAAGCCAATCCATGAAGTCGTAAATAAAAACCTTCTTCAATACGAAGAGCATAAAGTGATTGAGGAAGTAGCACTGTAA